From one Lineus longissimus chromosome 3, tnLinLong1.2, whole genome shotgun sequence genomic stretch:
- the LOC135485339 gene encoding uncharacterized protein LOC135485339 isoform X2, translating to MSKKASASHSVPKAGRGGVSPLRTKKQQEEMLLENKILTEKVEVLTKQTDDMKNKLELIMTKIVDYSNKEDYEITEDTYILDIETSDILEMISKIVSGDHGKDTLETRVEELETRVTHQNCQVARLTQHIFMLEDGLRSIRQCRDLASVFTLTDSIEDKIVTFQDSDAGMLMTNKKSQGKRLPQIGTGKKTPQDDRKESQIRATEIKIEQIKTLHQNSMELGATLNKMLPQRKLPPNTHISKMNPFLKQYLSNELSLEKASGADWRMLARKVGIIEEQIVEWRKKKVDAPLFEVFKVWERSVAATVQILHRHLISPTLRCSILAKRIRDFYDVD from the exons ATGTCCAAGAAAGCATCTGCATCACACTCTGTCCCCAAGGCGGGGCGTGGTGGTGTGTCTCCACTACGGACTAAAAAACAACAGGAGGAAATGTTACTTGAAAACAAAATTCTGACAGAAAAAGTTGAAGTACTCACAAAACAAACTGATGACATGAAGAATAAATTGGAATTAATCATGACAAAGATTGTCGATTATTCAAATAAAGAGGATTACGAAATTACTGAAGACACTTATATTCTTGATATTGAGACTAGTGACATTTTGGAGATGATCTCGAAGATTGTGTCAGGTGATCACGGAAAGGATACGCTAGAGACTCGAGTTGAGGAGTTAGAGACAAGGGTGACGCACCAGAACTGTCAGGTTGCCAGGTTGACCCAGCATATCTTCATGTTGGAGGACGGCCTGAGGAGTATAAGACAGTGTCGTGATCTCGCATCTGTGTTCACTCTGACAGACTCTATAGAAGACAAAATTG TTACATTTCAAGACAGTGATGCTGGTATGTTAATGACCAACAAGAAGTCACAAGGAAAGCGACTCCCTCAGATTGGTACAGGCAAGAAGACCCCACAAGATGATCGCAAGGAATCACAGATTCGGGCGACTGAAATCAAGATTGAGCAG ATCAAAACCCTTCATCAGAACTCGATGGAACTCGGTGCCACTTTGAACAAAATGTTG CCCCAGAGAAAACTGCCACCCAACACCCATATCAGTAAGATGAATCCATTCCTCAAGCAGTACCTGTCCAATGAACTCAGTCTAGAGAAAGCTTCAG GTGCTGATTGGAGGATGTTGGCGAGAAAGGTAGGAATAATTGAGGAACAAATTGTTGAATGGAGGAAGAAAAAAGTGGACGCGCCGCTGTTTGAGGTTTTCAAAGTGTGGGAGAGAAGTGTTGCGGCAACTGTACAAATTCTTCATCGTCATTTGATATCACCGACGTTACGCTGCTCGATACTTGCCAAGAGAATACGGGACTTCTATGATGTGGACTGA
- the LOC135485339 gene encoding uncharacterized protein LOC135485339 isoform X1, which produces MSKKASASHSVPKAGRGGVSPLRTKKQQEEMLLENKILTEKVEVLTKQTDDMKNKLELIMTKIVDYSNKEDYEITEDTYILDIETSDILEMISKIVSGDHGKDTLETRVEELETRVTHQNCQVARLTQHIFMLEDGLRSIRQCRDLASVFTLTDSIEDKIVTFQDSDAGMLMTNKKSQGKRLPQIGTGKKTPQDDRKESQIRATEIKIEQESVSGTSDGSLSFPSLPDTVIKYRNNIIQQKIKTLHQNSMELGATLNKMLPQRKLPPNTHISKMNPFLKQYLSNELSLEKASGADWRMLARKVGIIEEQIVEWRKKKVDAPLFEVFKVWERSVAATVQILHRHLISPTLRCSILAKRIRDFYDVD; this is translated from the exons ATGTCCAAGAAAGCATCTGCATCACACTCTGTCCCCAAGGCGGGGCGTGGTGGTGTGTCTCCACTACGGACTAAAAAACAACAGGAGGAAATGTTACTTGAAAACAAAATTCTGACAGAAAAAGTTGAAGTACTCACAAAACAAACTGATGACATGAAGAATAAATTGGAATTAATCATGACAAAGATTGTCGATTATTCAAATAAAGAGGATTACGAAATTACTGAAGACACTTATATTCTTGATATTGAGACTAGTGACATTTTGGAGATGATCTCGAAGATTGTGTCAGGTGATCACGGAAAGGATACGCTAGAGACTCGAGTTGAGGAGTTAGAGACAAGGGTGACGCACCAGAACTGTCAGGTTGCCAGGTTGACCCAGCATATCTTCATGTTGGAGGACGGCCTGAGGAGTATAAGACAGTGTCGTGATCTCGCATCTGTGTTCACTCTGACAGACTCTATAGAAGACAAAATTG TTACATTTCAAGACAGTGATGCTGGTATGTTAATGACCAACAAGAAGTCACAAGGAAAGCGACTCCCTCAGATTGGTACAGGCAAGAAGACCCCACAAGATGATCGCAAGGAATCACAGATTCGGGCGACTGAAATCAAGATTGAGCAG GAATCAGTTTCTGGGACATCCGATGGAAGTTTGTCTTTCCCGAGTTTACCAGACACCGTGATAAAATATCGCAACAATATCATTCAGCAGAAG ATCAAAACCCTTCATCAGAACTCGATGGAACTCGGTGCCACTTTGAACAAAATGTTG CCCCAGAGAAAACTGCCACCCAACACCCATATCAGTAAGATGAATCCATTCCTCAAGCAGTACCTGTCCAATGAACTCAGTCTAGAGAAAGCTTCAG GTGCTGATTGGAGGATGTTGGCGAGAAAGGTAGGAATAATTGAGGAACAAATTGTTGAATGGAGGAAGAAAAAAGTGGACGCGCCGCTGTTTGAGGTTTTCAAAGTGTGGGAGAGAAGTGTTGCGGCAACTGTACAAATTCTTCATCGTCATTTGATATCACCGACGTTACGCTGCTCGATACTTGCCAAGAGAATACGGGACTTCTATGATGTGGACTGA
- the LOC135485327 gene encoding protein stoned-B-like, whose protein sequence is MSGGLLEDFKELTSSAIPSQKGRRHDSHTLKAPKDPSAKGSPLKSLLNFGKKKILKTEKKEEKKDKHELQIDDFVVPPDQTVDEESEEWQAFQQLLARSKATVEVTKSNISKLEKTTSIGEGATIDVPKPSGASWEAFDADEDSSQTRTISPPIKSVTPPDISFDEEPELNTGLIDTSIDTSSQLAALKVSPVPSPAHQPIPPHNSRRESIDVDRNMEDDGIEELNLELQTVPCPAPDVDSAADADIDSTADLLGLSAASTSSPPEYKKSRSSSVNEDLLANLGLENLSPSGDVYDGIFSGQSSGVTTPVHRDYDVYHVPGGSEFANQLVDDFLGVSAEPPPPVAEQQDILDKIASLVPKKSDGSSKTSDPFDFGFGDVGSTNNNMNNGVLLGGVTNTVSDTDDFLGLGIETSNKTDNVDSSMTTSAHNPFLVDNAVPSNNTGFADSTLDDFFGVPAKTSPAISANEMTDESSFEPESDKGTPEEDFFDPRAAAGHDVNVAPVNGEVDVWAEHDSAPAQGGLEFEVNFNDQVDAPAESVSEVTKEDGNLFADTNKNVFPDIDINDVFANTQNDAFFTQVDEAGMNNPFLTGDMQTDVSAAFSTKNPFVDHVDALVESQQQPDFDAVFGEELEMPNFESVCALKAVGSSNEYEEPPKNTERLDVFDPFQTIHPTSGDEHEHAAGAVSDGDDDADEPTRAIQAFRISDPAKHSGTENASPAPALPPPPKTQIDAPPRFNPFDKPDSSSSDEEGPSFPKPSGEEEKSGPPARPPPPVILTKVPVRTPSPEIWIPEELPVFHEPFEGAGWHLMIRQPAKKKITSNRYWKKVWVKMAKTESTLLITCWEDELEKYKIQELTVQPVYTISEESLQQFDQYGKIHTFKIQYVFYKERVGIRPDRITPQNIQNLVKHKPKPGMILDHAPQISELMKFGSLDQEVLRSFMHEIEDSLMKLVAHRDKTLSYAKDEVSVEVWDEYQALVDFEGHVTFQKARVRLFVLAFVTGMPACELGINDKRRDGLEVVGRHDIIPLKTEDWIRIQDCEFHSTVDLAEFEKSNTIRFHPLDACQVELVRFRIPLRENKELPLQLRMKFTVTKAKESKVDIRGDVMIPGYYSSEDGQVPCEDIQIRIPIPETWIYFFRVERRFGYGSVHAAKRKPGKIKGLERITMMAQGFAPPSLIEVDVGTAKYEHVYRSIVWRIPRLPDRNHGAYKTHLFSCHLDLGPHDEIPETYAQYCKVEYTMPGSTVSKCAVRSISCENPTPPEKWVRYIAKYDYQVEMDNILKEDPEEGAVAENKEPAIEQDYAI, encoded by the exons ATGAGTGGCGGACTACTGGAAGACTTCAAAGAGTTGACCAGTTCTGCAATCCCTTCTCAGAAAGGACGACGTCATGATTCACACACCCTAAAGGCTCCTAAAGACCCAAGCGCCAAGGGAAGCCCGTTAAAATCACTCTTGAATTTcggaaagaaaaaaatcttgaagacCGAGAAAAAGGAGGAGAAAAAAGATAAACACGAGTTACAAATTGATGATTTTGTTGTCCCGCCTGATCAGACAGTTGATGAGGAATCGGAGGAGTGGCAAGCGTTTCAGCAGTTGTTAGCACGTAGTAAGGCAACCGTTGAGGTTACCAAATCAAACATATCCAAGTTAGAAAAAACAACATCAATTGGTGAAGGTGCGACGATAGACGTTCCTAAGCCATCAGGTGCATCTTGGGAAGCATTTGATGCCGACGAAGACAGTAGTCAAACACGGACTATATCTCCGCCGATCAAAAGTGTAACTCCGCCTGATATTAGTTTTGATGAAGAACCTGAACTGAACACAGGTCTTATAGATACCAGTATTGATACAAGTTCTCAGTTGGCTGCCTTGAAGGTCTCACCCGTGCCCTCTCCGGCCCACCAGCCGATCCCGCCGCATAACAGCAGACGTGAAAGTATTGACGTAGATAGAAACATGGAAGACGACGGAATCGAAGAATTGAATTTAGAATTACAGACTGTACCATGTCCTGCACCGGACGTAGACTCTGCGGCTGATGCTGATATAGATTCCACAGCCGATCTTCTCGGCCTGTCTGCAGCTTCAACCTCTTCGCCGCCTGAGTATAAGAAATCTAGATCATCATCCGTGAATGAGGATCTTCTTGCAAATCTAGGCTTGGAAAATTTGAGCCCTTCTGGCGATGTATATGATGGAATATTCAGTGGGCAGTCTTCAGGTGTGACAACCCCCGTACATAGGGACTATGATGTCTATCATGTCCCGGGTGGCTCCGAGTTTGCTAACCAGCTGGTCGATGACTTTTTAGGTGTGTCGGCTGAGCCCCCTCCCCCTGTGGCCGAACAGCAGGATATCCTTGATAAAATTGCTTCACTCGTTCCAAAGAAATCGGACGGCTCTTCCAAAACATCTGATCCTTTTGACTTTGGGTTCGGTGATGTTGGGTCCACCAATAATAATATGAACAATGGCGTATTACTGGGTGGTGTTACAAACACCGTATCAGATACTGATGATTTCTTGGGGCTGGGCATTGAAACTTCCAACAAAACTGACAATGTTGATTCATCCATGACGACATCGGCCCACAATCCATTCCTTGTAGATAATGCTGTGCCGAGTAATAACACTGGATTTGCTGATTCAACACTTGATGACTTTTTTGGTGTTCCCGCTAAAACGTCTCCGGCTATATCAGCTAATGAAATGACGGACGAGTCGAGCTTCGAACCTGAGTCTGATAAAGGCACACCTGAAGAAGATTTCTTTGATCCTCGGGCTGCAGCTGGGCATGATGTCAATGTCGCTCCTGTCAATGGTGAGGTTGACGTCTGGGCAGAGCACGACTCGGCTCCAGCACAAGGGGGCTTGGAATTTGAGGTGAACTTCAATGATCAAGTTGATGCACCTGCAGAATCGGTCTCTGAAGTCACGAAAGAAGATGGCAATCTCTTTGCAGACACAAATAAGAACGTGTTTCCTGATATCGACATCAATGATGTGTTTGCAAATACTCAGAACGATGCCTTCTTCACCCAGGTGGATGAAGCAGGGATGAACAATCCTTTCTTGACAGGAGATATGCAGACTGATGTTTCTGCGGCATTCAGCACTAAGAATCCTTTCGTAGATCACGTTGATGCTTTGGTAGAATCGCAACAGCAGCCTGATTTTGATGCCGTATTTGGAGAAGAGCTGGAAATGCCTAATTTTGAGTCCGTGTGTGCATTGAAGGCTGTTGGTTCATCAAATGAGTATGAGGAGCCACCAAAAAATACAGAGAGGTTGGATGTGTTTGATCCATTCCAGACTATCCATCCTACTTCGGGTGATGAGCACGAACATGCTGCTGGAGCAGTGtccgatggtgatgatgatgctgacgaACCTACGAGGGCTATCCAAGCATTCAGAATATCAGACCCTGCGAAGCATTCTGGAACTGAAAATGCATCACCTGCACCAGCCTTGCCACCTCCACCCAAGACTCAAATTGATGCACCACCACGATTCAACCCGTTCGATAAACCTGATTCTTCAAGTTCAGATGAAGAGGGCCCATCATTCCCAAAGCCTAGTGGAGAGGAGGAGAAATCAGGACCACCAGCGAGGCCTCCCCCACCAGTCATCTTGACCAAGGTACCGGTAAGAACACCTTCGCCAGAAATCTGGATCCCGGAGGAGCTGCCAGTGTTTCATGAACCATTCGAGGGCGCTGGTTGGCACCTCATGATCCGGCAACCAGCTAAGAAAAAGATCACGAGTAACCGATACTGGAAGAAGGTTTGGGTTAAGATGGCCAAGACTGAGAGCACCCTTCTGATAACATGCTGGGAGGACGAACTGGAGAAATACAAGATACAGGAGTTGACTGTTCAGCCGGTTTACACGATATCTGAGGAGTCGTTGCAGCAATTTGATCAGTACGGCAAGATTCACACGTTTAAGATACAATACGTGTTCTATAAGGAGCGCGTGGGGATTAGGCCTGATCGCATCACACCGCAAAATATACAGAATCTAGTCAAACATAAGCCAAAGCCAGGTATGATTTTGGATCATGCACCGCAGATATCTGAGTTGATGAAATTTGGAAGTTTAGATCAGGAGGTTTTGCGTTCATTTATGCATGAGATAGAGGACTCTTTGATGAAGTTAGTAGCCCATCGCGataagacactttcatatgccAAGGACGAGGTATCCGTAGAGGTCTGGGATGAGTACCAGGCCCTTGTTGATTTCGAGGGACATGTTACTTTCCAAAAAGCACGCGTGCGTCTCTTTGTTCTAGCATTTGTGACTGGTATGCCTGCGTGTGAGTTGGGGATTAACGATAAACGTCGAGATGGATTGGAGGTAGTAGGCCGCCATGACATCATTCCTCTCAAAACGGAGGATTGGATCCGAATACAGGATTGTGAATTCCATTCCACTGTCGATCTTgctgaatttgaaaaatcaaaCACAATACGTTTTCATCCTTTGGACGCTTGTCAAGTTGAACTTGTTCGATTCCGCATTCCGTTGAGGGAAAACAAGGAACTGCCCTTACAGCTTAGGATGAAATTCACCGTGACAAAAGCCAAAGAATCAAAGGTGGACATTCGTGGTGATGTCATGATTCCGGGATACTATAGTTCGGAGGATGGCCAAGTGCCGTGCGAGGATATACAAATACGCATCCCCATTCCTGAAACGTggatctactttttccgtgtgGAGCGCCGTTTTGGATATGGATCAGTTCACGCTGCGAAAAGGAAGCCAGGTAAAATCAAAGGACTTGAACGCATCACAATGATGGCTCAGGGATTTGCACCGCCATCTTTGATCGAGGTTGACGTCGGTACTGCCAAGTACGAACATGTATATCGGTCGATTGTGTGGAGGATCCCCAGACTTCCTGATAGAAACCATG GTGCTTATAAGACCCATCTATTCTCTTGTCACCTTGACCTCGGGCCACACGACGAAATTCCCGAGACCTACGCCCAGTACTGTAAAGTGGAATACACGATGCCCGGTTCAACCGTCTCAAAATGCGCCGTACGGTCGATATCTTGCGAGAATCCCACGCCACCGGAGAAATGGGTGCGGTATATCGCAAAATACGACTACCAAGTTGAGATGGACAATATACTGAAGGAAGATCCTGAAGAGGGAGCTGTCGCGGAGAACAAGGAACCGGCGATTGAACAGGATTATGCCATCTAA